A window of candidate division KSB1 bacterium contains these coding sequences:
- a CDS encoding T9SS type A sorting domain-containing protein, protein MPVKSSLFSTLFFLFTAGVLAQELSTWQTIQQQIFDRNCTSCHRAGTYFARQSGLVLTSDVAYSQLVNVAPANAAARNDGLLRVGTKGLESLYKSFLWEKINAPDQEHFYRDHPQYGSLMPLGAPPLTNGELEFIRRWIVAGAPQNGVVADRALLLDTTRFQMPAFAPLPKPVNGMQLHLGPFEVAPNFDRELFSYVLLDNPQDLFIERVEIVMRPGSHHFLLATFQENTPSYIMPPPNVIRDIRDANGNYIYQNLLPMQYHKFFAGTQWPLLNYHFPPGVALRLPANAGLDMNSHYANRSSTSIKGEIYANLYFAEPAKIRHVAEVLQLSNFDINLPPQQVTTLSKTFTFSERMHIFQLVSHAHEHMTEFKVEVAGGPRHGEVVYIAYDWAHPPILKIDPPLVLEPGQGLKLIVTYNNWTNRTLRFGLLSQDEMMILFGYFYKSSATAVQAPTASATPTAFALEQNYPNPFNPATTISYTLPKSSEVELGVYDVSGKLIAVLVRGTRTAGAHKSIWEAAGVAAGVYFVKMRAGDFQATRKILLLR, encoded by the coding sequence ATGCCAGTCAAGTCATCGCTTTTTTCCACTTTGTTCTTTCTTTTCACCGCCGGGGTTTTGGCACAGGAACTTTCCACCTGGCAAACCATCCAACAACAAATTTTCGACCGCAACTGCACCAGTTGCCACCGCGCCGGAACGTATTTCGCCCGGCAGTCGGGATTGGTGTTGACCAGCGACGTAGCGTACAGCCAGCTCGTCAACGTCGCGCCGGCAAACGCGGCGGCAAGAAACGATGGCCTGCTGCGAGTCGGCACCAAAGGCCTCGAGAGTTTGTACAAAAGTTTTTTGTGGGAAAAAATCAACGCGCCGGATCAGGAACATTTCTATCGCGACCATCCGCAGTACGGCTCGCTGATGCCGCTAGGCGCCCCGCCACTGACCAACGGCGAGCTTGAATTTATCCGCCGCTGGATCGTCGCCGGCGCGCCGCAAAACGGCGTGGTGGCTGATCGCGCCTTGTTGCTCGATACCACCCGCTTTCAAATGCCGGCATTTGCACCTTTGCCCAAACCTGTCAACGGCATGCAATTGCACTTGGGCCCATTTGAGGTGGCGCCGAATTTTGACCGCGAGCTGTTTTCGTATGTGCTGCTCGACAATCCCCAGGATCTTTTCATTGAGCGGGTTGAGATCGTCATGCGACCAGGCAGCCATCATTTTCTTTTAGCGACTTTTCAAGAAAATACGCCGTCCTACATCATGCCACCTCCCAACGTCATCCGTGACATTCGTGACGCCAATGGAAATTATATTTATCAAAATCTCCTGCCGATGCAGTATCACAAGTTTTTCGCCGGCACGCAATGGCCGTTGTTGAATTATCATTTCCCACCCGGCGTGGCGCTGCGGCTTCCGGCCAACGCCGGTTTGGACATGAACTCGCATTATGCCAATCGTTCTTCGACGAGTATAAAAGGTGAAATCTATGCCAATCTGTATTTTGCCGAGCCGGCGAAAATCAGGCACGTTGCCGAGGTTTTGCAATTGAGCAATTTCGACATCAACCTGCCGCCGCAGCAAGTCACCACGCTGAGCAAGACCTTCACGTTTTCGGAGCGGATGCACATTTTTCAGCTTGTTTCGCATGCGCATGAGCACATGACGGAATTCAAAGTCGAAGTCGCCGGCGGTCCGCGCCACGGTGAAGTCGTTTACATCGCCTACGATTGGGCTCATCCGCCCATTTTAAAAATCGATCCGCCGCTCGTTCTCGAGCCGGGGCAGGGCTTGAAGTTGATCGTGACCTATAATAACTGGACCAACCGCACGCTGCGCTTTGGTTTGTTGAGCCAGGATGAAATGATGATTTTATTCGGATACTTTTATAAATCCTCCGCTACGGCGGTTCAAGCCCCGACGGCTTCCGCGACGCCAACGGCCTTTGCGCTGGAGCAAAATTATCCGAATCCCTTTAACCCGGCGACGACGATCAGCTACACTCTGCCGAAATCATCCGAGGTCGAGTTGGGGGTTTATGATGTTTCGGGAAAATTGATCGCTGTTCTCGTGCGTGGCACACGAACCGCGGGCGCGCACAAAAGTATTTGGGAGGCGGCAGGAGTTGCTGCCGGAGTGTACTTTGTCAAAATGCGCGCTGGAGATTTTCAAGCAACGAGGAAGATTTTGTTGCTGCGCTAA
- a CDS encoding insulinase family protein — protein MRKTKFMAMGLLLAWSALAFAKTETANGNAIDIPHQKFVLANGLTLIVHEDRKAPIVAVNVWYHVGSKNEKPGKSGFAHLFEHLMFNGSENFNTDYFQAMEKIGATDLNGTTNEDRTNYFQNVPTSALDIALWLESDRMGHLLGVVDQARLDEQRGVVQNEKRQGENEPYGITDELIVKSTWPAGHPYSWTVIGSMEDLNAASLDDVKEWFKTYYGAANAVIVVAGDIDAATAKAKVEKYFGNIPPGPPVAKHEVWIAKRTGTQRQQVQDRVPQARIYKVWNTPQWGSAENDYLTLVARVLSDGKTSRLYKRLVYDEQIATNVAAYLDSREIASQFYIDATAKPGGDLAKIEKAIDEELAKFLAEGPTAAELQRVKTQYEARFIRGIERIGGFGGKSDILAQNQVYAGNPEFYKTTLNRVREATAQNLLTAARQWLSDGVYILEVHPFPDYKTTKTDVDRSKLPTAGPAPQVKFPALQRAKLSNGLKIILAERASIPVVNFNLLVDAGYASDQSSLPGTASLAMDMLDEGTKTRSSLEISEQLALLGANLSTGSNLDVSTVSLSALKMNLDASLEIFADVILNPSFPEADFARLQKLQIARIQREKVTPIQMALRILPRLLYGANHAYGNPLTGSGTEASVGKLTRQDLIKFHQSWFKPNNATLIVVGATNLAEITPKLEKLFSGWKKGETPKKSITGVAMPAKPMIYLIDRPGSLQSVIIAGHVTLPTNNPDEVAIETMNNILGGDFTSRVNMNLREDKHWSYGSGTFLWNARGQRPFIAYAPVQTDKTKESMIELAKELREVIGSRPITNEEFAKVQNNQMLQLPGLWETLASVGGSISQIVQYGYADNYYQTYPERIRALKLADAQAAAKKVVHPDNLVWVVVGDRAKIEAGVRELGYGEIRLIDAEGNPVP, from the coding sequence ATGCGGAAAACCAAATTCATGGCCATGGGTTTGTTGCTGGCGTGGTCGGCGTTGGCGTTTGCCAAGACGGAAACGGCCAATGGCAACGCCATTGACATTCCTCATCAGAAATTCGTTCTGGCCAACGGGTTGACGCTCATCGTGCATGAAGACCGCAAAGCGCCGATTGTGGCGGTGAATGTCTGGTATCACGTCGGCTCGAAGAACGAAAAGCCCGGCAAGAGCGGCTTCGCGCATTTGTTCGAGCATTTGATGTTCAACGGCAGCGAGAATTTCAACACGGATTATTTTCAGGCGATGGAAAAAATCGGCGCGACGGATTTGAACGGCACCACCAACGAGGACCGCACCAATTATTTTCAAAATGTCCCGACCTCCGCGCTTGACATCGCCTTGTGGCTGGAGTCGGATCGCATGGGACATTTGCTGGGTGTTGTCGATCAGGCCCGCCTCGACGAGCAGCGCGGTGTGGTGCAAAACGAAAAACGCCAGGGCGAGAACGAGCCGTATGGCATCACCGACGAGCTGATCGTCAAAAGCACGTGGCCGGCCGGGCATCCGTATTCGTGGACGGTGATTGGCTCGATGGAAGATCTCAACGCAGCCTCGCTGGACGACGTGAAAGAGTGGTTCAAGACGTATTATGGCGCGGCCAATGCGGTGATCGTTGTGGCCGGCGACATCGACGCGGCAACAGCGAAGGCGAAAGTGGAAAAATATTTTGGCAACATTCCCCCCGGGCCGCCGGTGGCGAAACACGAGGTGTGGATCGCCAAGCGCACGGGCACGCAGCGCCAGCAGGTGCAAGATCGCGTGCCGCAGGCGCGCATTTACAAAGTTTGGAACACACCGCAATGGGGCTCGGCGGAAAACGATTACTTGACGCTGGTGGCGCGGGTGTTGAGCGACGGTAAAACCTCGCGGTTGTACAAGCGCCTGGTTTACGACGAGCAAATCGCCACCAACGTTGCGGCCTATCTCGATTCGCGGGAAATCGCCAGCCAGTTTTACATTGATGCGACGGCGAAGCCCGGCGGCGATTTGGCGAAAATTGAAAAAGCGATTGACGAAGAGCTGGCCAAATTTCTCGCCGAAGGCCCGACTGCGGCCGAGTTGCAGCGCGTGAAAACGCAGTACGAGGCGCGTTTCATTCGCGGCATCGAGCGCATCGGCGGCTTTGGCGGCAAGTCCGACATTCTCGCGCAAAATCAGGTTTATGCCGGCAATCCGGAGTTCTACAAAACCACGCTCAACCGCGTGCGCGAAGCCACCGCGCAAAATCTTTTGACCGCGGCCAGGCAATGGCTTTCCGACGGCGTTTACATTCTCGAAGTCCATCCGTTCCCGGATTACAAAACCACGAAAACCGACGTTGACCGCTCGAAGCTGCCCACCGCCGGTCCGGCGCCGCAAGTGAAATTCCCGGCGCTGCAGCGCGCCAAGCTCTCGAACGGTTTGAAGATCATCTTGGCGGAGCGGGCTTCCATTCCTGTTGTCAATTTCAATCTTCTCGTCGACGCCGGTTATGCCTCGGATCAGTCGTCGCTTCCCGGCACTGCGAGCCTGGCGATGGATATGTTGGATGAAGGCACGAAAACGCGCTCGTCGCTGGAAATCAGCGAGCAGTTGGCGTTGCTCGGCGCCAATCTCAGCACCGGCTCCAATCTCGATGTGTCCACCGTTTCGCTTTCCGCGCTCAAAATGAATCTCGACGCCTCGCTCGAGATTTTTGCCGATGTGATTCTCAACCCCTCGTTTCCGGAAGCGGATTTTGCGCGGCTGCAAAAATTGCAAATCGCCCGCATTCAGCGGGAGAAAGTGACGCCGATTCAAATGGCCCTCCGCATTTTACCGAGGCTGTTGTACGGCGCCAATCATGCTTATGGCAATCCGTTGACCGGCTCCGGCACAGAGGCTTCGGTCGGAAAATTAACCCGCCAGGATTTGATTAAATTTCACCAAAGCTGGTTCAAGCCGAATAATGCGACGTTGATCGTCGTCGGGGCGACCAATTTGGCGGAGATTACGCCGAAATTGGAAAAGCTCTTCAGCGGCTGGAAAAAAGGCGAGACGCCGAAGAAAAGCATCACCGGCGTTGCGATGCCGGCGAAGCCGATGATTTATTTAATCGATCGCCCCGGTTCTTTGCAGTCGGTGATCATTGCCGGGCACGTGACCTTGCCCACCAACAATCCCGACGAAGTGGCGATTGAAACGATGAACAACATTCTCGGCGGCGATTTTACTTCGCGCGTCAACATGAACCTGCGTGAAGACAAGCATTGGTCGTATGGCTCCGGCACTTTTCTTTGGAACGCGCGTGGTCAGCGCCCGTTTATTGCTTATGCGCCGGTGCAAACCGATAAAACCAAAGAGTCGATGATCGAATTGGCGAAGGAACTGCGCGAGGTGATTGGCAGCCGGCCCATCACCAACGAAGAATTTGCAAAGGTACAGAACAATCAGATGCTTCAGTTACCCGGCCTGTGGGAAACCTTGGCCTCGGTGGGCGGCTCGATCAGCCAGATCGTGCAATATGGATATGCGGATAATTATTATCAAACCTATCCCGAACGCATCCGCGCCTTGAAGCTGGCCGACGCACAAGCGGCGGCGAAAAAAGTGGTGCATCCCGACAATCTCGTGTGGGTGGTGGTCGGCGACCGCGCCAAGATCGAGGCCGGCGTGCGTGAGCTGGGCTACGGCGAGATTCGCTTGATTGATGCCGAGGGCAATCCGGTGCCGTGA
- a CDS encoding LPP20 family lipoprotein translates to MFRQQLVQKLRAGWIVGVLTASLAFSQYIQPISDNGSVDWSQQKIKATGIGAPNPNAPPGAQRAGAITAAKSDAFRNLLATARGMFLTSETTVNNAIVESDVIKTKVEGFLRGFTVVDTRYMSDQSVEVDVEVPLSGLAEALLPQAFGGGRLMTAQPVCPMCGQPWPQGKAVPPGVQLTNPGVSAGSQAATGTSGGAFTGLIIEGKGLGLMPAMAPKIVDENGNEIYGSKYVSREFAVKQGMVGYDKDVNAARNNQRVTNNPLIIKGLKAGGTNKTDVVVSNADAQRIHAAAQTQNFLDKCRVMFILD, encoded by the coding sequence ATGTTTCGTCAGCAACTCGTTCAAAAACTTCGAGCCGGCTGGATCGTTGGTGTTTTAACCGCAAGTTTGGCTTTTAGCCAGTATATCCAGCCGATCAGCGACAACGGCAGCGTTGATTGGAGCCAGCAAAAAATCAAGGCGACCGGCATCGGCGCGCCGAATCCGAATGCGCCGCCGGGAGCCCAGCGCGCCGGGGCGATTACCGCCGCCAAAAGCGATGCGTTTCGCAATCTTCTGGCGACGGCGAGAGGCATGTTCCTCACTTCTGAAACCACGGTGAACAACGCCATCGTCGAAAGCGATGTGATAAAAACCAAAGTCGAAGGTTTTCTGCGCGGCTTCACCGTCGTCGATACGCGCTATATGTCCGACCAATCCGTGGAAGTCGATGTCGAAGTGCCGCTCAGCGGGCTTGCCGAGGCGTTGCTGCCACAGGCGTTTGGCGGCGGCAGGTTGATGACGGCGCAGCCGGTTTGCCCGATGTGCGGCCAACCGTGGCCCCAAGGCAAGGCCGTTCCGCCGGGCGTGCAATTGACGAATCCGGGTGTGAGCGCCGGCAGTCAAGCCGCAACCGGTACAAGCGGCGGCGCTTTTACCGGCCTCATTATTGAGGGCAAAGGCTTGGGGTTGATGCCGGCGATGGCGCCGAAAATCGTCGATGAAAACGGCAACGAAATTTACGGCTCGAAATACGTCAGCCGCGAGTTTGCGGTGAAACAAGGCATGGTCGGTTATGACAAGGACGTGAACGCGGCGCGCAACAACCAGCGCGTCACCAACAATCCGCTGATCATCAAAGGCCTGAAAGCCGGCGGCACGAACAAAACCGACGTCGTCGTTTCCAATGCCGATGCGCAACGGATTCACGCCGCGGCGCAGACGCAAAACTTTCTCGACAAATGCCGGGTGATGTTTATTTTGGATTGA
- a CDS encoding tetratricopeptide repeat protein — MGKRVSRLLAAALIIFFGIGCGTKTLKKESVLDTPDNHFNQGMRELERGNLAEAKNEFARAQRLDPKYAEAHAGMGLALAVEAEGSKDRKIQETLYDKALSSVNEAIGKNDKSVESYIIKGRVLAMRMKGDDWVKDAVEQYEKALKLNPNSDKAWFYMGEAYKNAYQFDLSANAYSKAIAMKSEYAGRADAQWAIVQKIQRAAPGTKIGAKIALIPEIDRADLAVLLLEELKLAEVFARKKQPEFDTGFKAPDDPTKMAPPQAQQLSGPTDIANHWAKNWINDIVKIGGMDEFPDRTFRPDDLITRANYAMTIQQILILATGDKTLATKYFGGQSRFPDMRSDHFAYNAAALMVDRGIMAADKMTGAFNPEGHMSGADALLAIRDFQNALRMEFR, encoded by the coding sequence ATGGGAAAACGAGTTTCCCGATTACTGGCTGCGGCGTTGATAATCTTCTTCGGCATCGGCTGCGGCACCAAGACATTGAAGAAAGAATCCGTGCTGGACACGCCGGACAATCATTTCAATCAGGGCATGCGCGAGCTGGAGCGCGGCAATTTGGCGGAAGCGAAAAATGAATTCGCCCGCGCGCAGCGGCTCGATCCGAAATATGCCGAAGCGCATGCCGGCATGGGCCTGGCGCTCGCCGTCGAAGCCGAAGGCAGCAAAGACAGGAAAATCCAGGAGACGCTTTATGACAAAGCGCTTTCTTCGGTCAATGAAGCAATCGGCAAAAATGATAAGTCGGTTGAAAGTTATATCATCAAAGGCCGCGTCCTCGCCATGCGCATGAAAGGCGATGATTGGGTCAAGGATGCCGTCGAGCAATACGAAAAAGCGCTGAAGCTGAATCCGAACAGTGACAAGGCCTGGTTCTACATGGGCGAGGCGTATAAAAACGCCTATCAATTCGATCTGTCGGCGAATGCCTACAGCAAGGCCATCGCGATGAAGAGTGAATACGCCGGTCGAGCCGATGCGCAATGGGCGATCGTGCAGAAAATTCAGCGCGCCGCGCCAGGCACGAAAATCGGCGCCAAGATTGCGCTGATTCCGGAAATCGACCGTGCCGATCTGGCGGTGCTGTTGCTGGAAGAATTGAAGCTCGCGGAAGTTTTTGCCAGGAAAAAACAGCCGGAGTTTGACACCGGTTTCAAAGCGCCGGATGATCCGACGAAAATGGCGCCGCCGCAGGCGCAGCAGCTTTCCGGGCCGACTGATATCGCCAATCATTGGGCGAAAAATTGGATCAACGATATTGTGAAGATCGGCGGCATGGATGAGTTTCCGGATCGCACGTTTCGTCCGGATGATTTGATCACGCGCGCCAATTATGCGATGACGATTCAGCAGATTCTGATTTTGGCCACGGGCGACAAGACGCTGGCGACGAAATATTTCGGCGGCCAGTCGCGTTTTCCGGATATGCGCAGCGATCATTTCGCCTACAACGCCGCGGCGTTGATGGTCGATCGCGGCATCATGGCGGCGGATAAAATGACCGGCGCGTTCAACCCCGAAGGCCACATGTCCGGTGCCGATGCCCTGCTGGCGATTCGCGATTTTCAAAACGCGCTGCGGATGGAATTCCGGTAA